In Trichoderma atroviride chromosome 2, complete sequence, one DNA window encodes the following:
- a CDS encoding uncharacterized protein (TransMembrane:6 (i29-51o57-74i81-100o106-123i213-241o261-281i)~BUSCO:EOG092D1M2S) codes for MAGTPTRRAPYKDTLQPALHRRFSSTASLLLAVSYIEAILLGGWDSYFWSWFPLGPVGFRTLLVFSCGLAILILRIASYHVGVKTTGSGLHTLVSSLAALRTYETAFWYIASGLLYCSIYLGTKDEETNLQWINYFSGGRARLNERPLFLTCYMFTFALVQTVEHYRRDIDRLDLGSLERKQAGEQKSLGIVSGSLQTLLLELPQAMVESSKVALLTFPATVVIYYFFLRSFAWSWAMMFLRPFYNMPRSNMLPSSWPLDIYLINRCILAGVGLGFLWAAGNQAFSVFMVKKPLKNENPLTSDSKDPNGSLLNGLKSKKLSIKAFAMWELALLAESCEARRRSIFNDIDRKDGPMWSQLYSICMETLKSVEDHVDAYGKPAPQAAPQTGEVEERHRSSAPLREDPIFTSQAKHTNLRTGLEQALERLARKPGSTPASELSPIARKTWQSARDRVLSKEQQEAVSPDHLKDQAWQFATRLMSIGWIGDLIRHDFRTQFTAAVLGGPYAEPTLPANAAIALCQLAVHSLAEDSYGNVHRDVPNIIRTLTAVIKKVEGLRAQFPLHWTDYNGLKKCPEVDELVQKLKTGLEQVVAKFEPYSTDLRLTLTDLRFAKEAIGKPEAKKEKAKELKMVKAKEVAFDTRPSDDWAQRKAALRREFRRPEMEQVRY; via the exons ATGGCAGGCACACCGACGCGGAGAGCCCCTTACAAGGACACTCTGCAGCCTGCTTTGCATCGACGCTTCTCCTCCACAGCTAGCCTGTTGTTGGCCGTGTCGTACATTGAAGCGATTCTCTTGGGCGGCTGGGACTCGT ATTTCTGGTCCTGGTTCCCTCTTGGCCCCGTGGGCTTTCGAACGCTGCTAGTCTTCTCCTGTGGCCTTGCCATCCTCATTCTCCGAATTGCGAGCTACCATGTCGGCGTTAAAACGACAGGGTCCGGGCTGCATACATTGGTGTCTTCGCTCGCCGCCCTCAGAACATACGAGACGGCTTTCTGGTACATTGCTTCGGGCCTGCTCTATTGCAGCATCTACCTAGGgacaaaagatgaagagacgaATCTCCAATGGATCAATTACTTCAGCGGGGGTCGCGCCAGGTTGAACGAGCGACCTCTCTTCCTCACTTGCTACATGTTTACTTTTGCCCTGGTTCAGACCGTTGAACACTACAGACGTGATATCGACCGTCTGGATCTTGGTTCGCTGGAGAGAAAGCAGGCGGGTGAGCAAAAGAGCTTGGGTATCGTGTCGGGCTCCCTTCAAACCCTCCTATTAGAGCTGCCCCAGGCTATGGTCGAGAGCTCCAAAGTAGCTCTCTTGACCTTTCCTGCGACAGTCGTCATATACTATTTCTTCTTGAGATCGTTTGCCTGGTCATGGGCCATGATGTTCCTGCGGCCATTCTACAATATGCCCAGATCCAACATGCTTCCGTCTTCCTGGCCCCTAGATATCTACCTTATTAACCGATGTATCCTAGCAGGAGTCGGCCTAGGATTTCTATGGGCGGCAGGCAATCAGGCTTTCTCAGTCTTTATGGTTAAGAAGCCTTTAAAGAACGAGAATCCCCTAACATCCGACTCCAAGGATCCCAACGGCAGCCTTCTGAATGGCCTAAAAAGCaagaagctctccatcaAG GCCTTTGCCATGTGGGAGTTGGCCCTTCTTGCTGAAAGCTGCGAAGCACGGAGGCGGAGTATTTTCAACGATATAGATCGCAAGGATGGGCCCATGTGGTCTCAACTGTACTCAATTTGCATGGAAACTTTGAAAAGCGTCGAAGACCACGTTGATGCTTATGGAAAGCCCGCGCCACAAGCCGCCCCTCAGActggagaagttgaagaaaggCACCGCTCATCGGCTCCGTTGAGAGAAGACCCCATATTCACAAGTCAAGCCAAGCACACCAATCTGCGAACGGGTCTTGAACAGGCTCTGGAGAGACTTGCACGAAAGCCTGGCTCAACCCCCGCTTCAGAGCTTAGCCCCATAGCTCGCAAAACATGGCAGAGTGCCAGAGACCGAGTGCTCAGCAAAGAACAACAAGAGGCAGTTTCTCCTGATCATTTGAAGGATCAAGCCTGGCAATTCGCCACTCGGTTGATGTCGATTGGATGGATCGGTGATCTAATTCGACATGATTTCCGTACACAGTTCACCGCTGCAGTTTTGGGCGGTCCCTATGCTGAGCCTACATTGCCCGCCAACGCAGCCATCGCTCTCTGCCAACTGGCTGTGCACAGTTTAGCGGAAGACTCGTATGGCAATGTCCACAGAGATGTCCCGAATATTATCCGGACTTTGACAGCGGTCATCAAGAAGGTGGAGGGATTGAGAGCACAATTCCCTCTGCATTGGACCGACTACAATGGGCTAAAGAAGTGCCCCGAGGTGGACGAGCTGGTGCAGAAATTGAAGACGGGCTTGGAGCAAGTGGTTGCCAAGTTTGAACCCTACAGCACTGACTTGAGGCTTACGCTTACGGACCTGCGGTTTgcaaaagaagccattggcaagccagaggcgaagaaggaaaaggcgaAAGAGTTGAAGATGGTCAAAGCTAAGGAAGTGGCCTTTGACACGAGGCCCAGCGATGACTGGGCACAGAGGAAAGCAGCACTGCGAAGAGAATTCAGACGGCCAGAGATGGAACAGGTCCGATATTAA
- a CDS encoding uncharacterized protein (EggNog:ENOG41) — translation MASQPPGRPGNASPQDQSAVATSNNMPAPPPAAAAAAAAAVHQPKIVQTAFIHKLYNMLEDSSIQHLISWSSSAESFVMSPSADFSKVLSQYFKHTNVSSFVRQLNMYGFHKERDVFHTGSPETTLWEFKHGNGNFKRGDLVGLREIKRRASRHALVNRENNFPKASTSQPGTPVEPVQVPADSIEARLANLEHSLYDTASRLQRSEEAAHYMHVKNQAVMETLNRLLFFNQELSKGMLSIVSPDNPVHRDVLTIQGEMQRQAEMLRSLEEHHEPVYPARQQFFGTVDNAPVSPRQMPQDDTRRVTLNVPQARNQPSYRPAVPSNLSIGTRRPYGSISGGAGSSPLRNAAPAPPPGPHPLSNVESANNLARRHTAADIRAHGWQPNAPPFPQAVPPPVWPQSPNRLVPEDQRLRDSLSSFSLQPAPPPTPTHSQGQQRRHTPLFQTATALDQIHSAAGHGTRRRTVKVKQLGH, via the exons ATGGCAAGTCAACCCCCCGGCCGGCCTGGCAATGCGTCGCCGCAGGATCAGTCCGCCGTCGCGACCTCAAACAACATGCCCGCGCCTCCTccggccgctgccgccgccgccgctgccgccgttcACCAGCCCAAAATAGTCCAAACCGCCTTTATTCACAAGCTATACAA caTGCTGGAAGACTCCAGCATACAACATCTTATTTCGTGGTCTTCATCTGCCGAAAGCTTCGTCATGTCGCCTTCGGCCGACTTTTCCAAGGTGCTATC ACAATACTTTAAACACACGAATGTTTCTTCGTTTGTGCGTCAGCTCAACATGTACGGTTTTCACAAAG AACGAGACGTGTTCCACACTGGCAGCCCAGAAACAACCCTCTGGGAATTCAAGCACGGCAACGGAAACTTCAAGCGCGGCGATCTTGTTGGCCTTCGTGAGATCAAACGTCGTGCCAGCCGACATGCTTTAGTCAATCGGGAAAACAACTTCCCTAAAGCTTCTACGTCCCAACCTGGGACGCCCGTCGAGCCTGTTCAGGTACCAGCGGATAGCATTGAAGCTAGACTGGCCAACCTAGAGCACTCGCTATACGATACAGCATCGAGACTACAGAGAAGCGAAGAGGCCGCCCACTATATGCACGTTAAGAACCAGGCCGTGATGGAGACCTTGAACCgactattattttttaacCAGGAATTGTCCAAGGGAATGCTCTCGATTGTATCCCCGGACAATCCTGTTCATCGAGATG TCTTGACAATCCAAGGCGAAATGCAGAGGCAAGCAGAAATGTTACGCTCACTGGAGGAGCATCATGAGCCCGTATACCCTGCCAGACAACAATTCTTTGGCACCGTTGATAATGCGCCCGTCTCACCTAGACAGATGCCGCAGGACGACACCCGACGAGTGACACTCAACGTTCCGCAGGCGCGAAACCAACCATCTTACCGGCCTGCTGTTCCCTCAAACCTTTCCATCGGTACGCGGCGACCTTACGGATCCATCAGCGGTGGCGCTGGGTCTTCGCCTCTGCGCAATGCCGCGCCAGCCCCTCCTCCGGGACCCCATCCTCTTTCCAATGTGGAATCTGCGAACAATCTGGCTAGACGTCATACTGCCGCAGATATTCGGGCACATGGGTGGCAGCCGAATGCTCCTCCGTTCCCCCAGGCCGTGCCACCGCCCGTGTGGCCGCAATCTCCCAACAGGCTTGTGCCAGAGGACCAGAGGTTGAGAGACtcactctcttccttctccctaCAGCCTGCGCCCCCCCCCACGCCCACCCACTCTCAAGGCCAACAACGCCGCCACACGCCCCTTTTTCAAACGGCAACGGCCCTGGATCAGATACATTCGGCAGCTGGTCATGGAACTCGGCGTCGAACCGTGAAAGTAAAACAATTGGGGCACTGA
- a CDS encoding uncharacterized protein (CAZy:GT4~BUSCO:EOG092D2GPJ~TransMembrane:3 (o26-55i188-209o215-233i)) yields MADKCSAEAATCSQPSSFWGLNSSSMALFATILVTSPLFLLLVVPFIGSGIGWLLRRKTDGRRIHLINLMEEEHRKYLHQHQGSDSTTPDKLDANGELQATQDWQGVVGFFHPFCNAGGGGERVLWAAIRATQDRWPRAKCFVYTGDHDVPKDAIIARVKNRFNIQLHAPTVQFLYLSKRNWVLASRWPVFTLLGQSLGSIVLAWDAFSLMVPDIFIDTMGYAFALSLSKFLFRSVPTGAYVHYPTISTDMLESLDPTSSLGSQGVNAGKGTGARGAVKKIYWRLFAALYSWVGSSIDVVMTNSTWTQAHVKSLWGPYRLEKDREHPIAVVYPPVAVSEFEHEVEVSAASEKQREPVLIYIAQFRPEKNHPLIIQSFADFVKTKTPAAEKAQLVLIGSVRDDSDSKRVYRLRLMVNELGIKDHVQFHINASWSEILEWSRKASVGVNGMWNEHFGIGVVEYQAAGLISVVHDSGGPKLDIVTKVDGEPTGFHASNAAEFAAGYEAALSLPDPLAMRLRARKSAKRFSEEVFEAQWLSQMGRLVALGKRK; encoded by the exons ATGGCGGACAAATGCTCGGCAGAGGCGGCGACATGCAGCCAGCCGTCCTCTTTCTGGGGGCTTAATTCCTCCTCGATGGCTCTTTTCGCCACGATCCTCGTTACTTCGCCGTTGTTTTTACTCCTCGTTGTTCCTTTCATCGGCTCGGGGATtggatggctgctgcggaggAAGACGGATGGCCGACGCATACATCTGATCAACTtgatggaggaagagcacAGGAAATACTTGCATCAACACCAGGGCTCTGACAGCACGACTCCCGATAAACTGGACGCCAATGGTGAACTTCAGGCCACCCAAGACTGGCAGGGCGTTGTTGGTTTCTTCCACCCCTTCTG CAATGCTGGAGGTGGCGGAGAGCGTGTTTTATGGGCTGCCATCCGGGCGACGCAGGATCGATGGCCAAGAGCCAAGTGCTTTGTGTATACTGGAGACCACGATGTTCCTAAAGATGCAATCATTGCGAGAGTCAAG AACCGATTCAATATCCAACTGCACGCTCCGACGGTCCAATTCCTCTACCTCTCCAAGAGAAACTGGGTTCTGGCCTCGAGATGGCCCGTCTTTACGCTTTTGGGACAGTCTCTGGGCTCAATAGTCCTGGCCTGGGATGCCTTTTCGCTGATGGTACCCGACATCTTTATTGATACCATGGGCTACGCATTTGCACTTAGCCTTTCAAAGTTCCTGTTCCGAAGTGTGCCCACCGGCGCCTATGTGCATTATCCGACGATTTCTACCGATATGCTGGAGTCTCTGGACCCCACGTCTTCCCTGGGCTCTCAAGGAGTCAATGCTGGCAAAGGCACCGGAGCCAGAGGAGCTGTGAAGAAGATATACTGGCGACTTTTTGCGGCACTGTACTCTTGGGTTGGGTCCTCCATCGATGTTGTCATGACAAATTCCACGTGGACTCAAGCCCATGTGAAGAGCCTATGGGGCCCATACCGTCTCGAAAAGGACCGGGAACATCCCATCGCAGTTGTCTATCCTCCCGTGGCCGTCAGCGAATTCGAACACGAGGTCGAAGTGTCCGCGGCGAGCGAAAAGCAACGAGAGCCGGTCCTCATCTACATTGCGCAGTTCCGCCCTGAAAAGAACCACCCGCTTATTATCCAATCCTTTGCTGATTTCGTCAAGACAAAGACACCCGCCGCAGAAAAGGCACAGCTGGTTCTCATTGGAAGCGTCCGAGATGATTCAGATTCCAAAAGGGTGTATAGGCTGCGTCTGATGGTGAACGAGCTGGGAATCAAGGACCATGTACAGTTTCACATCAATGCGTCTTGGTCAGAAATTCTCGAGTGGTCAAGGAAAGCATCTGTGGGTGTTAACGGTATGTGGAATGAGCATTTCGGAATTGGCGTTGTGGAGTACCAAGCCGCCGGTTTGATATCAGTGGTTCACGACAGTGGCGGTCCCAAGCTGGACATTGTCACAAAAGTTGACGGCGAGCCAACAG GTTTTCATGCGTCGAATGCAGCCGAGTTTGCGGCAGGATACGAAGCAGCACTTTCACTTCCCGACCCTCTTGCCATGCGCCTGCGTGCGAGGAAATCAGCAAAGCGATTTTCCGAGGAGGTATTTGAAGCGCAGTGGCTGTCGCAGATGGGTCGTCTGGTGGCGCTTGGAAAGAGAAagtag
- a CDS encoding uncharacterized protein (TransMembrane:2 (o68-85i279-301o)) encodes MASFSRSARGFTVPGSRASPSRLIQTAYNTSRSHPSSVPGRRSFHLSAVGDAVLWTADNITFIHHAGLPWYISIPLVAVGVNFSFRLPIQYYTRRLVVTRNRLTPLVTAWSSRHAMTVKHGQGEDAERLWRLRVSGLTERSRSRIYKSWGVQRWKSFAPFLSMAPFIIVSEALRRLCGAPTGWLSHSFGLVDIQAVSSALELSRRYLDESLVDGGCLWFTNLTAMDPYYALPVICSALLARTSWGRLPKDQLKALLSVNPSQMPQTPIMRIRTAVGRTLLLVPLFPILFADLPSAIFLYWASTFALNDLNEAILGRWLPKETQKLSKPTQKPLAALPYLRGTVDSKQQPDANR; translated from the coding sequence ATGGCGTCCTTCAGCAGATCAGCCAGGGGCTTTACGGTGCCCGGTAGCagggcatcgccatctcgtCTTATCCAAACGGCCTATAACACATCGCGAAGTCATCCCAGCTCTGTCCCAGGACGGCGCAGCTTTCATCTCAGCGCCGTGGGAGATGCCGTCTTATGGACAGCTGACAACATCACCTTTATCCACCACGCCGGACTGCCCTGGTACATTTCCATCCCCCTCGTAGCCGTGGGCGTCAACTTCTCGTTTCGACTCCCGATTCAGTACTACACACGGCGCCTCGTTGTCACCAGAAACAGATTGACTCCGCTGGTTACGGCCTGGAGCTCGCGACATGCCATGACGGTGAAGCACGGCCAGGGCGAGGATGCAGAGCGGCTATGGAGATTGCGAGTGTCTGGCCTGACGGAGAGATCTCGGTCAAGGATATATAAGAGCTGGGGCGTGCAGAGATGGAAGTCATTTGCTCCCTTCCTGAGCATGGCGCCCTTTATCATCGTATCAGAAGCTCTACGACGGCTCTGTGGCGCCCCCACGGGATGGCTTAGCCATTCGTTCGGACTTGTGGATATCCAGGCCGTTTCATCAGCCCTGGAGCTATCTCGCCGCTATCTTGACGAATCCTTGGTGGACGGTGGTTGCCTCTGGTTCACAAATCTCACAGCCATGGACCCTTACTATGCGCTTCCCGTCATCTGCTCGGCACTGCTTGCGCGGACGTCATGGGGCAGGCTACCAAAGGACCAGCTGAAGGCTTTGCTAAGCGTCAATCCATCCCAGATGCCACAAACCCCTATTATGAGAATTCGAACGGCAGTAGGCCGGACGCTTCTCTTAGTCCCCCTCTTTCCCATCCTCTTTGCCGACCTGCCAAGCGCAATCTTCTTATACTGGGCATCCACGTTTGCTCTCAACGACCTCAACGAGGCCATCCTAGGAAGATGGCTTCCAAAGGAGACGCAGAAACTATCAAAACCCACTCAGAAGCCACTGGCAGCATTACCATATCTACGAGGGACAGTAGATTCCAAACAACAACCAGATGCGAATAGATGA
- a CDS encoding uncharacterized protein (EggNog:ENOG41), which translates to MRPVAAPSSSLRLHARCPPRCFFLLATYRPLLLAAATNPRPSPFFSPPPPPSFFPIHSAQPIRSWLTAMGTVQMAHRTETSQTSSPAIDRLEDSNGARIVPVPISVSVPPPTISMSPPSPVDHPMEGTSPEDNSPPGQAPDADPGANGKSTPRPAWQCVAAGSVRRRDLKQHARASSGRCRRRRCRRSPAQNSPNRLYSQAIQVRISDCPARPPFGCGGCPWNGATVTDDGSSMLEDSSIQHLISWSSSAESFVMSPSADFSKVLSQYFKHTNVSSFVRQLNMYGFHKERDVFHTGSPETTLWEFKHGNGNFKRGDLVGLREIKRRASRHALVNRENNFPKASTSQPGTPVEPVQVPADSIEARLANLEHSLYDTASRLQRSEEAAHYMHVKNQAVMETLNRLLFFNQELSKGMLSIVSPDNPVHRDVLTIQGEMQRQAEMLRSLEEHHEPVYPARQQFFGTVDNAPVSPRQMPQDDTRRVTLNVPQARNQPSYRPAVPSNLSIGTRRPYGSISGGAGSSPLRNAAPAPPPGPHPLSNVESANNLARRHTAADIRAHGWQPNAPPFPQAVPPPVWPQSPNRLVPEDQRLRDSLSSFSLQPAPPPTPTHSQGQQRRHTPLFQTATALDQIHSAAGHGTRRRTVKVKQLGH; encoded by the exons ATGCGGCCTGTCGCAGCtccgagctcttctttgcgcCTCCACGCTCGCTGCCCGCCTCGCTGCTTTTTCCTCCTCGCCACATACAGGCCGCTTCTCCTGGCCGCCGCTACAAATCCTCGACCATcgcctttcttctctccccccccACCCCCCTCATTCTTCCCAATTCACTCTGCACAACCCATTCGCAGCTGGCTGACCGCAATGGGCACAGTACAGATGGCCCACAGGACCGAGACCTCTCAGACTTCGAGCCCGGCAATCGATAGACTTGAAGACTCCAACGGTGCCCGAATCGTTCCCGTGCCCATCTCCGTGTCCGTGCCGCCGCCTACCATCAGCATGTCTCCACCTAGTCCCGTTGACCATCCGATGGAGGGCACATCGCCAGAGGACAACTCCCCTCCTGGCCAGGCCCCCGACGCCGACCCCGGTGCCAATGGCAAGTCAACCCCCCGGCCGGCCTGGCAATGCGTCGCCGCAGGATCAGTCCGCCGTCGCGACCTCAAACAACATGCCCGCGCCTCCTccggccgctgccgccgccgccgctgccgccgttcACCAGCCCAAAATAGTCCAAACCGCCTTTATTCACAAGCTATACAAGTGAGGATTTCTGATTGCCCTGCCCGGCCACCGTTCGGCTGTGGAGGGTGTCCCTGGAATGGGGCAACGGTTACtgatgatggaagcagcaTGCTGGAAGACTCCAGCATACAACATCTTATTTCGTGGTCTTCATCTGCCGAAAGCTTCGTCATGTCGCCTTCGGCCGACTTTTCCAAGGTGCTATC ACAATACTTTAAACACACGAATGTTTCTTCGTTTGTGCGTCAGCTCAACATGTACGGTTTTCACAAAG AACGAGACGTGTTCCACACTGGCAGCCCAGAAACAACCCTCTGGGAATTCAAGCACGGCAACGGAAACTTCAAGCGCGGCGATCTTGTTGGCCTTCGTGAGATCAAACGTCGTGCCAGCCGACATGCTTTAGTCAATCGGGAAAACAACTTCCCTAAAGCTTCTACGTCCCAACCTGGGACGCCCGTCGAGCCTGTTCAGGTACCAGCGGATAGCATTGAAGCTAGACTGGCCAACCTAGAGCACTCGCTATACGATACAGCATCGAGACTACAGAGAAGCGAAGAGGCCGCCCACTATATGCACGTTAAGAACCAGGCCGTGATGGAGACCTTGAACCgactattattttttaacCAGGAATTGTCCAAGGGAATGCTCTCGATTGTATCCCCGGACAATCCTGTTCATCGAGATG TCTTGACAATCCAAGGCGAAATGCAGAGGCAAGCAGAAATGTTACGCTCACTGGAGGAGCATCATGAGCCCGTATACCCTGCCAGACAACAATTCTTTGGCACCGTTGATAATGCGCCCGTCTCACCTAGACAGATGCCGCAGGACGACACCCGACGAGTGACACTCAACGTTCCGCAGGCGCGAAACCAACCATCTTACCGGCCTGCTGTTCCCTCAAACCTTTCCATCGGTACGCGGCGACCTTACGGATCCATCAGCGGTGGCGCTGGGTCTTCGCCTCTGCGCAATGCCGCGCCAGCCCCTCCTCCGGGACCCCATCCTCTTTCCAATGTGGAATCTGCGAACAATCTGGCTAGACGTCATACTGCCGCAGATATTCGGGCACATGGGTGGCAGCCGAATGCTCCTCCGTTCCCCCAGGCCGTGCCACCGCCCGTGTGGCCGCAATCTCCCAACAGGCTTGTGCCAGAGGACCAGAGGTTGAGAGACtcactctcttccttctccctaCAGCCTGCGCCCCCCCCCACGCCCACCCACTCTCAAGGCCAACAACGCCGCCACACGCCCCTTTTTCAAACGGCAACGGCCCTGGATCAGATACATTCGGCAGCTGGTCATGGAACTCGGCGTCGAACCGTGAAAGTAAAACAATTGGGGCACTGA
- a CDS encoding uncharacterized protein (EggNog:ENOG41), which yields MLRGRLLGKGKGGRNQKGGKAFAVESESDEEPGRSGLGKRKRPRREEVVVEEEEVVDRVEDDGREDEEKLGDVEMGNDKREDAAVVEDEDGGGSGGNDDDERERNKKEKKRKKRQREKQKQKQKQTNPGS from the coding sequence ATGCTGCGCGGACGGCTGTtgggcaagggcaagggaggCAGGAATCAAAAAGGTGGAAAGGCATTTGCTGTGGAGAGCGAGAGTGATGAGGAGCCTGGGAGGAGTGGACTGggcaagaggaagaggccgaggagggaggaagttgttgttgaggaagaggaggtggtggataGAGTGGAGGATGATGGgagagaggatgaggagaagcttgGAGATGTGGAAATGGGCAATgacaagagagaagatgctgctgtggtggaagatgaggatggcggcggaAGCGGTGgtaatgatgatgatgagagagaaaggaacaagaaggaaaagaagagaaagaagagacaaagagagaagcagaaacagaaacagaaacaaacaaacccTGGGTCTTGA
- a CDS encoding uncharacterized protein (EggNog:ENOG41~TransMembrane:1 (i244-263o)), with amino-acid sequence MAYDRLSSLEAGQSGAGYTDDPAFQDLQYELKNKLQSLLSNNRKLANDVNVLGTKKDTPRLRERVHNTMEKSREICKDIGDGVKKLQTWDDLTKQQKYEQTKVSSDFQTALQEFQSLQRRALEKERASVTAAREAQASEITGDGGEEQLQLQQQQQVSQLAPQDEVDFQEALIIEREEEIRNIEQGVGDLNVLFKQVAQIVTEQGQQLITISDNVENVHESTRGADVETRQAARYQKAARNKGCCLLLILAVILTIVILAIVVG; translated from the exons ATGGCGTATGATCGACTCTCCAGTCTCGAGGCCGGCCAAAGCGGTGCCGGCTACACCGACGACCCTGCGTTCCAAGACCTCCAATACGAGCTGAAAAACAAACTACAGTCGCTGCTGAGCAATAACCGCAAACTCGCCAACGATGTCAACGTCCTGGGGACGAAGAAAGATACCCCTCGCCTGCGGGAGCGGGTTCACAACACAATGGAAAAGTCTCGGGAAATCTGCAAGGATATTGGCGATGGAGTGAAGAAATTACAGACGTGGGATGATTTAACT AAACAACAAAAATACGAACAGACAAAGGTCTCGAGCGATTTCCAGACTGCGCTCCAAGAGTTCCAGAGCTTGCAAAGAAGGGCGCTGGAAAAGGAGCGCGCATCCGTAACTGCAGCTCGCGAAGCGCAGGCATCCGAAATTACCGGCGACGGGGGTGAGgaacagctgcagctgcaacaacaacagcaggTTTCGCAACTAGCCCCGCAAGATGAGGTGGATTTCCAAGAAGCTTTAATCATCgagcgagaagaggagaTTCGAAACATCGAGCAGGGCGTCGGCGACTTGAACGTGCTATTCAAGCAGGTGGCACAGATTGTTACCgagcagggccagcagctcATTACAATCTCCGACAACGTGGAGAATGTTCATGAAAGCACCCGCGGCGCCGACGTAGAGActcgccaagcagctcgaTACCAAAAGGCCGCTCGCAACAAGGGCTGTTGTTTGCTGCTAATCCTGGCCGTCATTTTGACCATCGTTATTCTAGCGATTGTTGTTGGCTAA
- a CDS encoding uncharacterized protein (EggNog:ENOG41~TransMembrane:2 (i12-32o44-71i)) → MAHHSLFLRILYRSIYFVLYIILCGLLLITPGDAIQRSVVNAQWYNIWIIASAYVITVVIVSFVYIVRLYVNRTVLASIPKSWVPIEKGDIKKAVYKIIVAGLSRSSAIAYAARPRVETHDEMMRDEMLEDDEDEARMRDKLVEWNEGALDRDTPIPMPPHRPVWGTIEHCGWASPNSPDLPNLQYGTVISEIPNLIEAQALRLAPPDPTSQANPPMLDPEAAELLQRSLNMSLRDYFGHLASLGVVVLDETVADFLGRYEAARFSTRPVCDGRFRELMHLFAEILRSIQPLDPTVLDQMYEDEEEEEEDRRRGGGMNEGAAMESDIDNDAPAETIPSTPRTISRPSTASTQRSFQRQMKRRTMNTYRTAPSTPGSRRNVPMTPRSVGSNGGFSQMQRYYTSSQHSSAASFRSRSSNGSGSVIRLADHGDPNDLPYVLTLTESTATRY, encoded by the coding sequence ATGGCGCACCACAGCCTCTTCCTGCGCATCCTCTACCGGTCCATCTACTTCGTGCTCTACATCATCCTCTGCGGCCTGTTGCTCATCACCCCGGGCGACGCCATCCAGCGGTCCGTCGTCAACGCGCAGTGGTACAACATCTGGATCATCGCGTCGGCGTACGTCATCACCGTGGTCATTGTCAGCTTCGTCTACATTGTGCGTCTGTACGTCAACCGGACGGTGCTGGCGTCGATTCCCAAGTCGTGGGTGCCCATCGAAAAGGGCGACATCAAGAAGGCGGTTTACAAGATTATAGTGGCCGGGCTGAGCAGGAGCTCGGCCATTGCGTATGCGGCGAGGCCGAGGGTTGAGACGCACGATGAGATGATGCGGGACGAAATGCtggaggacgacgaggatgaggcgcGCATGAGGGACAAGCTGGTTGAATGGAATGAAGGGGCTCTGGATAGAGATACGCCGATCCCAATGCCTCCGCATCGCCCGGTATGGGGCACCATTGAGCATTGCGGCTGGGCTTCTCCAAACTCGCCGGATCTGCCCAACTTGCAATACGGCACCGTCATATCGGAGATTCCGAATCTAATAGAGGCGCAAGCACTGCGACTTGCGCCGCCAGATCCAACGTCTCAGGCTAATCCACCGATGCTGGATCCAGAagccgccgagctgctgcagagatCGCTCAACATGAGTCTCCGAGATTACTTTGGGCATCTCGCTAGCTTGGGGGTCGTCGTCTTGGATGAGACCGTGGCCGACTTTCTTGGGAGATACGAAGCAGCTCGCTTCTCGACAAGACCAGTCTGCGACGGGAGATTTCGCGAGCTGATGCACCTCTTTGCGGAAATATTACGATCAATACAGCCTTTGGACCCTACAGTCTTGGATCAAATGtatgaggatgaagaggaggaagaggaggatagaaggagaggagggggaatGAATGAGGGAGCGGCAATGGAGAGCGATATTGATAACGACGCTCCAGCGGAAACGATTCCATCTACCCCAAGAACTATATCACGACCGTCTACTGCCAGCACTCAGCGCTCATTTCAGCGGCAGATGAAACGACGCACTATGAATACGTATCGCACCGCGCCGAGCACACCCGGTAGCAGAAGGAACGTGCCAATGACGCCACGCAGCgttggcagcaatggcggcttCTCGCAAATGCAGCGTTATTATACCTCGAGCCAGCATTCATCAGCCGCCAGCTTCCGATCCAGGTCCTCGAATGGCTCGGGCTCTGTCATCCGCCTAGCAGACCACGGGGACCCTAACGACTTGCCGTATGTCCTCACGTTGACTGAATCAACAGCAACGAGATACTAA